One Paraburkholderia agricolaris genomic region harbors:
- a CDS encoding efflux transporter outer membrane subunit yields the protein MQKHSLIAVAVALFAAGCTMAPKYHRPAEPVTATFPTGGVYDTQPGAAGAARTANGQAAADIGWRDFFVDARLQRLIEIALKNNRDLRVSVLNIQASQAQYQIARAALFPTLNAAASESKQRTPKDLSSTPSTIVTSYSVGLNASWEIDFFGRIQSLKDQALAQYLATAQARKAAEIALVSQVANQYMTVLELDDLLKVTQNTLKTAQESYRIAKLQFDNGTGSELDLRQSETVVEQAQANLQSQARLRAQADNALVLLLGEPLPDDLPPGMQLDSQNLLTDIPAGLPSDLLTRRPDIMEAEENLLAANANIGAARAAFFPKVSLTGSFGTLSPSLGGLFKPGSAAWSFAPSITLPIFEGGQNKANLDLATVQKNIQIATYEKAIQTAFREVADALAARGTYDQQIQSLERNAFAEQRRLDLSDLRYKNGVDSYLSVLTAQTDLYSAQQLLVTARMQRLQNLVTLYQALGGGWIERAGDQPRPADAPVDYGAASAPVAASAATAG from the coding sequence ATGCAAAAACACTCTTTGATTGCAGTGGCGGTTGCGTTGTTCGCCGCGGGGTGCACGATGGCGCCGAAGTACCATCGCCCCGCCGAACCCGTGACGGCGACCTTCCCGACCGGTGGCGTGTACGACACGCAACCGGGCGCGGCGGGCGCCGCGCGCACCGCGAATGGCCAGGCGGCGGCCGATATCGGCTGGCGTGATTTCTTCGTCGACGCGCGTTTGCAGCGGCTGATCGAAATCGCGCTGAAGAACAACCGCGATCTGCGCGTGTCGGTGCTGAATATCCAGGCATCGCAGGCGCAGTACCAGATCGCTCGCGCGGCACTGTTCCCGACGCTGAACGCGGCGGCCTCGGAAAGCAAACAACGCACGCCGAAGGACTTGTCGTCCACGCCCTCGACGATCGTGACCTCGTATTCGGTCGGCCTGAACGCTTCCTGGGAAATCGACTTCTTCGGGCGGATTCAAAGCCTGAAGGATCAGGCGTTGGCGCAGTACCTGGCCACCGCACAGGCGCGCAAGGCGGCGGAAATCGCGTTGGTCTCGCAAGTGGCCAATCAGTACATGACGGTGCTCGAACTGGACGATCTGCTGAAGGTCACGCAGAACACGTTGAAGACCGCCCAGGAGTCGTACCGGATCGCCAAGCTGCAGTTCGACAACGGCACGGGTTCGGAACTGGATCTGCGTCAGTCGGAAACGGTGGTCGAGCAGGCGCAGGCGAATCTGCAGTCGCAGGCACGTCTGCGGGCGCAGGCGGATAACGCGCTCGTGCTGCTGCTCGGCGAGCCGTTGCCGGATGATCTGCCGCCGGGCATGCAACTGGATAGCCAGAATCTCCTGACGGATATTCCGGCGGGCTTGCCCTCCGATCTGCTCACGCGTCGTCCGGACATCATGGAGGCCGAGGAGAATCTGCTCGCGGCCAACGCGAACATCGGCGCGGCGCGCGCAGCGTTCTTCCCGAAGGTCTCGCTGACCGGCAGCTTCGGCACGCTGAGCCCGTCGCTCGGCGGTCTGTTCAAGCCGGGTTCGGCGGCATGGAGCTTCGCGCCGTCGATCACGTTGCCGATCTTCGAAGGCGGCCAGAACAAGGCCAATCTCGACCTCGCCACCGTGCAGAAGAACATCCAGATCGCGACGTATGAAAAGGCGATCCAGACGGCCTTCCGCGAAGTGGCGGACGCACTGGCGGCACGCGGCACCTACGACCAGCAGATCCAGTCGCTGGAACGCAATGCCTTTGCCGAACAGCGCCGGCTGGATCTGTCGGACCTGCGTTACAAGAACGGCGTCGACAGCTATCTGTCGGTGCTGACCGCGCAGACCGATCTGTATTCGGCGCAGCAGTTGCTGGTGACCGCGCGCATGCAGCGTCTGCAGAACCTGGTCACGCTGTACCAGGCACTCGGCGGCGGCTGGATCGAACGGGCCGGCGATCAGCCGCGTCCGGCCGATGCACCGGTCGATTACGGTGCGGCGAGCGCGCCGGTGGCCGCTTCGGCAGCGACCGCGGGTTGA
- a CDS encoding efflux RND transporter permease subunit — MAKFFIDRPIFAWVIAIILMLAGIASVFTLPIAQYPTIAPPAVQISATYPGASAKTVENTVTQVIEQQMSGLDHLLYLSSTSDDSGTATITLTFAAGTNPDIAQVQVQNKLQLATPLLPQAVQQLGTKVTKSSSSFLLVMAFVSEDGSMNKYDLANYVASNVEDPVSRIDGVGTVTLFGSQYAMRIWLDANKLTNFGLTPVDVQTALQAQNVQVAGGSLGGTPSVPGQVLQATITEATLLNTPEQFGDVLLKVNPDGSRVRIKDVGRIELGGENYNFDTKYNGQPTAGFGIQLATGANALATAKAVRAKIDELSKYFPHGLVVKYPYDTTPFVRLSIEEVVKTLLEGIVLVFLVMYLFLQNLRATLIPTIAVPVVLLGTFAIMGLVGFSINTLSMFGLVLAIGLLVDDAIVVVENVERVMAEEGLSPREATRKAMDQITGALVGVALVLSAVFVPVAFSGGSVGAIYRQFSLTIVAAMVLSVLVALILTPALCATILKPIPKGHHEVKKGFFGWFNRTFETSRDKYHSGVHHVIKRSGRWLIIYMVVILAVGLLFVKLPKSFLPDEDQGTMFVLVQTPSGSTQETTAHALKDVSDYLLNSEKSIVESTFTVNGFSFAGRGQNAGLVFVRMKDYSERQHSDQKVQALVGRLFMHFSSYKNALVYPVNPPSIPELGTAAGFDFELQDRAGVGHEKLMQARNMLLGMAAKDPTLAQVRPNGLNDTPQFKVDIDHEKASALGVSLSAIDQTFSIAWASQYVNNFLDTDGRIKKVYLQGDAPFRMNPEDLNAWYVRNSAGTMVPFSSFASGSWTYGSPKLERYNGISAVEIQGAAAPGKSTGQAMTAMEALVAKLPAGIGYEWTGLSLQERQSGSQAPILYGISILVVFLCLAALYESWSIPFSVIMVVPLGVIGALLAATLRGLENDVFFQVGLLTTVGLSAKNAILIVEFARELQQGQGMGPVEAALEAARLRLRPILMTSLAFILGVMPLAISNGAGSASQHAIGTGVIGGMLTATFLAIFMIPMFFVVIRAKFGGEKEDPDEALAHYNQHHPHDDQGGGSAGGSTDAGSGKDGH; from the coding sequence ATGGCAAAGTTCTTTATTGATCGCCCAATTTTTGCGTGGGTGATCGCCATTATTCTGATGCTCGCGGGTATCGCGTCGGTGTTTACATTGCCGATCGCGCAGTATCCGACCATCGCGCCGCCGGCCGTGCAGATCAGCGCGACGTACCCGGGCGCCTCGGCGAAGACGGTGGAAAACACCGTCACGCAGGTGATCGAGCAGCAGATGAGTGGTCTCGACCACTTGCTGTATCTGTCGTCCACCTCGGACGACTCGGGTACGGCAACCATCACGCTGACGTTCGCAGCCGGCACCAATCCTGACATCGCGCAGGTGCAGGTGCAGAACAAGCTGCAGCTCGCCACGCCGCTGTTGCCGCAAGCCGTGCAGCAGTTAGGTACCAAGGTCACGAAGTCGAGCAGCAGCTTCTTGCTGGTGATGGCGTTCGTGTCCGAAGACGGCAGCATGAACAAGTACGACCTGGCGAACTACGTTGCGTCGAACGTTGAAGACCCGGTCAGCCGGATCGACGGCGTGGGTACGGTGACGCTGTTCGGCTCGCAGTACGCAATGCGGATCTGGCTGGATGCGAACAAGCTGACCAACTTCGGCCTGACGCCGGTGGATGTGCAGACGGCTTTGCAGGCGCAAAACGTTCAGGTCGCGGGCGGCTCGCTCGGCGGCACGCCGTCGGTGCCAGGTCAGGTGTTGCAGGCAACCATCACGGAAGCCACGCTGCTGAACACGCCTGAACAGTTTGGCGACGTGCTGCTGAAGGTGAACCCGGACGGTTCGCGAGTCCGTATCAAAGATGTGGGGCGCATCGAACTCGGTGGCGAAAACTATAACTTCGACACCAAGTACAACGGTCAGCCGACGGCAGGTTTCGGTATTCAGCTCGCCACGGGCGCGAACGCGCTGGCAACCGCCAAGGCAGTGCGCGCGAAGATCGACGAACTGTCGAAGTACTTCCCGCACGGTCTCGTCGTGAAGTACCCGTACGACACCACGCCGTTCGTGCGCCTGTCGATCGAAGAAGTGGTCAAGACGCTGCTCGAAGGTATCGTGCTGGTGTTCCTGGTCATGTACCTGTTCCTGCAGAACCTGCGCGCCACGCTGATCCCGACGATCGCCGTGCCGGTGGTGCTGCTGGGCACGTTCGCGATCATGGGGCTGGTGGGCTTCTCGATCAACACGCTGTCCATGTTCGGGCTTGTGCTGGCGATCGGCTTGCTGGTGGACGATGCGATCGTGGTGGTGGAAAACGTCGAGCGGGTGATGGCGGAGGAGGGCTTGTCGCCTCGAGAAGCCACCCGCAAGGCGATGGACCAGATTACCGGCGCGCTGGTTGGCGTGGCGCTCGTGCTGTCGGCAGTGTTCGTGCCGGTGGCGTTCTCGGGCGGCTCGGTCGGGGCCATTTACCGGCAGTTCTCGCTGACGATCGTGGCGGCCATGGTGCTGTCCGTGCTGGTCGCGTTGATTCTGACGCCGGCGCTGTGCGCGACGATTCTCAAGCCGATTCCGAAGGGGCATCACGAAGTCAAGAAGGGCTTCTTCGGCTGGTTCAACCGCACGTTCGAAACGAGCCGCGACAAGTATCACTCGGGTGTTCACCACGTGATCAAGCGCTCGGGCCGCTGGCTGATCATCTATATGGTGGTGATTCTCGCGGTCGGCTTGCTGTTCGTGAAGTTGCCGAAATCGTTCCTGCCTGATGAAGACCAGGGCACGATGTTCGTGCTGGTGCAAACGCCGTCCGGTTCGACGCAGGAAACCACGGCGCATGCGCTGAAGGACGTCTCCGACTACCTGCTCAACAGCGAGAAGAGCATCGTCGAATCGACCTTTACCGTGAACGGCTTCAGCTTCGCCGGCCGCGGCCAGAACGCGGGCCTCGTGTTCGTGCGGATGAAGGACTATTCGGAGCGTCAGCATTCGGATCAGAAGGTGCAGGCACTGGTTGGCCGCCTCTTCATGCACTTCTCGAGCTACAAGAACGCGCTGGTGTATCCGGTGAATCCGCCGTCGATTCCTGAACTCGGCACGGCTGCCGGCTTCGACTTCGAGTTGCAGGATCGCGCGGGCGTTGGCCACGAGAAGCTGATGCAAGCTCGCAACATGCTGCTCGGCATGGCCGCGAAAGATCCGACGCTGGCACAGGTGCGTCCGAACGGCCTGAACGATACGCCGCAGTTCAAGGTGGATATCGATCACGAGAAGGCTTCCGCGCTCGGCGTGTCGCTGTCGGCGATCGACCAGACGTTCTCGATCGCATGGGCATCGCAGTACGTGAACAACTTCCTCGATACCGATGGCCGGATCAAGAAGGTGTATCTGCAAGGCGACGCACCGTTCCGGATGAACCCGGAAGACCTGAACGCCTGGTACGTGCGCAATTCGGCGGGCACCATGGTGCCGTTCTCGTCGTTCGCGAGCGGTTCGTGGACCTACGGTTCGCCGAAGCTCGAACGCTACAACGGTATCTCGGCGGTGGAAATCCAGGGCGCGGCTGCACCGGGCAAGTCGACCGGTCAGGCCATGACGGCGATGGAAGCACTCGTGGCGAAGCTGCCGGCGGGTATCGGCTACGAATGGACGGGCTTGTCGTTGCAGGAACGCCAGTCCGGTTCGCAGGCGCCGATTCTGTACGGCATCTCGATCCTGGTGGTGTTCCTCTGTCTCGCGGCGCTGTATGAAAGCTGGTCGATCCCGTTCTCGGTGATCATGGTGGTGCCGCTCGGCGTGATCGGCGCACTGCTGGCCGCTACGCTGCGTGGGCTCGAGAACGACGTGTTCTTCCAGGTGGGTCTGTTGACCACGGTGGGGCTGTCGGCGAAGAACGCGATTCTGATTGTGGAATTCGCCCGCGAGTTGCAGCAGGGTCAGGGAATGGGGCCGGTCGAGGCCGCGCTCGAAGCGGCGCGTCTGCGGTTGCGTCCGATTCTGATGACCTCGCTCGCCTTCATTCTCGGCGTGATGCCGCTCGCGATCAGTAACGGCGCGGGTTCGGCCAGCCAGCACGCAATCGGTACCGGCGTGATCGGCGGGATGTTGACGGCGACGTTCCTCGCGATTTTCATGATCCCGATGTTCTTCGTCGTGATCCGCGCGAAGTTCGGCGGTGAGAAAGAAGACCCGGATGAGGCGCTCGCACACTACAACCAGCACCATCCGCATGACGACCAGGGTGGCGGTTCGGCTGGCGGGTCGACGGATGCAGGCTCGGGCAAGGACGGACATTGA
- a CDS encoding cysteine hydrolase family protein, protein MTTPRRALIVIDVQNEYVTGDLPIEYPEVQTSLANIGRAIDAARAAGVPVVVVQHLSSASSPLFARGSEGAELHPVVAERARDHYIEKSMASAFTGTDLADWLAAQQIDTLTIVGYMTHNCDASTINHASHAGFAVEFLHDATGSVPYENSAGFASAQQIHQVFSVVLQSNFAAVASTDQWIAAVQGGAKLQRGDIYTSNQKARGRRVAA, encoded by the coding sequence ATGACCACACCCCGTCGCGCGCTGATTGTTATCGATGTGCAGAACGAATATGTCACCGGCGATCTGCCGATCGAATATCCGGAGGTGCAAACCTCGCTCGCCAACATTGGCCGGGCAATCGACGCGGCGCGCGCGGCCGGCGTGCCGGTGGTGGTGGTGCAACATCTCTCGTCGGCCAGCTCACCGCTGTTCGCGCGCGGCAGTGAAGGCGCCGAGTTGCATCCGGTGGTGGCTGAGCGGGCGCGCGATCACTATATTGAGAAGTCGATGGCGAGTGCCTTTACCGGTACCGATCTGGCCGACTGGCTGGCCGCGCAACAGATCGACACGCTGACGATCGTCGGCTACATGACCCACAACTGCGACGCGTCCACAATCAACCATGCGTCCCACGCGGGTTTCGCCGTCGAGTTTCTGCACGACGCAACCGGCTCGGTGCCCTATGAGAACAGCGCGGGCTTTGCGAGCGCGCAGCAAATTCACCAGGTTTTCAGCGTGGTCCTGCAGTCGAACTTCGCGGCGGTCGCGAGCACGGATCAATGGATTGCGGCGGTGCAGGGCGGGGCGAAGCTCCAGCGCGGCGACATCTATACGTCAAACCAGAAAGCACGGGGCCGCCGGGTCGCCGCATAG
- a CDS encoding TetR family transcriptional regulator has translation MVRRTKEEAQETRNSILDAAERVFFEKGVSRTSLADIAQAAGVTRGAIYWHFAHKSDLFTEMFDRVLLPLDELKAASQDPNEPDPLGRLTEICTVCLRDTANDPRRRRVFDILFLKCELVEEMGPVMIRYQTNMREGLQKIEGGLRNAISKGQLPADLDSRIAAAMVHAFVSGSLRDMLFLPDATDFGKHAEQMVAGMFDALQLSPALRTGNRAAPDPRFPSQTS, from the coding sequence ATGGTCAGAAGAACGAAAGAAGAGGCGCAGGAGACACGTAACAGCATTCTCGACGCGGCCGAACGGGTTTTCTTCGAGAAAGGCGTGTCGCGCACCTCGCTCGCCGACATCGCGCAAGCCGCCGGCGTCACGCGTGGGGCGATCTATTGGCACTTCGCTCACAAAAGCGATCTGTTTACCGAAATGTTCGACCGCGTGCTGCTGCCGCTGGACGAACTCAAGGCTGCTTCGCAAGACCCCAATGAGCCCGATCCGCTCGGCCGTCTTACGGAAATCTGCACAGTCTGTCTGCGCGACACCGCCAACGACCCGCGCCGCCGGCGGGTGTTCGACATCCTGTTTTTGAAGTGCGAACTGGTCGAAGAGATGGGTCCGGTGATGATCCGCTATCAGACGAACATGCGCGAAGGGCTGCAGAAGATCGAAGGCGGTCTGCGCAATGCGATCTCCAAAGGGCAATTGCCCGCCGATCTCGACAGCAGGATCGCGGCGGCGATGGTGCACGCGTTCGTCAGCGGCTCGCTGCGCGACATGCTGTTCTTGCCGGACGCGACCGATTTCGGCAAACATGCCGAGCAGATGGTCGCCGGGATGTTCGATGCGCTGCAGCTGAGTCCGGCCTTGCGTACCGGAAATCGGGCGGCGCCGGACCCCCGATTCCCCAGTCAGACTAGCTAG
- a CDS encoding helix-turn-helix domain-containing protein, producing MATSSPHPEHDDAPRHVVAVIAFDRISPFHLSVPCVVFGEDRAGGGLPEFDFRVCAAETGALTTTAGFSIAVTHGLEALADADTIIVPSWRDPDETPSDALLDALRAAHARGAQLVGLCLGAFVLAAAGILDGRPASTHWAWADDFARRYPRVRLDPDVLYVDDGNVLTSAGTAAGLDCCLHVLRKMCGAQAANYVARRLVVPPHRQGGQAQFIDQPVPPNVRGDRLSGLLDWVSGNLDAPHTLDTLAERALMSRRTFTRRFRLATGTTVGAWLLTQRLARAQQLLESTDESVEAIAGIAGFGSTASLRQHFAEAFRTSPSAWRREFRGV from the coding sequence ATGGCTACTTCCTCCCCTCATCCGGAGCACGACGACGCGCCCCGCCACGTCGTCGCGGTCATCGCGTTCGACCGTATCAGCCCATTTCATCTTTCGGTGCCGTGCGTGGTGTTCGGTGAGGATCGCGCAGGCGGCGGCCTGCCTGAGTTCGACTTTCGCGTCTGTGCCGCCGAAACCGGCGCGCTGACCACCACCGCCGGCTTCTCGATCGCTGTCACGCATGGGCTCGAAGCGCTCGCCGACGCCGATACGATCATCGTGCCGAGTTGGCGCGACCCGGACGAGACACCGTCCGACGCGCTGCTCGACGCGCTGCGCGCCGCCCATGCACGCGGGGCGCAACTGGTCGGGCTGTGTCTGGGTGCATTCGTGCTGGCGGCCGCGGGCATCCTAGACGGCCGGCCGGCCTCCACCCATTGGGCGTGGGCGGACGACTTCGCGCGCCGCTACCCGCGCGTGCGGCTCGATCCCGACGTGCTGTATGTGGACGATGGCAACGTGCTGACCTCGGCCGGCACTGCCGCCGGCCTCGATTGCTGTCTGCACGTGCTGCGCAAGATGTGTGGCGCGCAGGCGGCGAACTATGTCGCGCGCCGCCTGGTCGTACCGCCGCACCGGCAAGGCGGTCAGGCTCAATTCATCGACCAGCCCGTGCCGCCGAATGTGCGCGGCGACCGCTTATCCGGCCTGCTCGATTGGGTGAGCGGAAATCTCGATGCGCCGCATACGCTCGACACGCTCGCCGAGCGCGCCTTGATGAGCCGCCGCACCTTTACGCGGCGCTTCCGGCTCGCCACCGGCACAACCGTCGGCGCGTGGCTGCTGACCCAGCGCCTCGCCCGCGCGCAGCAACTGCTGGAAAGCACGGATGAGTCCGTGGAAGCGATCGCGGGAATTGCCGGTTTCGGCTCGACCGCCTCGCTGCGGCAACATTTCGCGGAGGCGTTCCGCACTTCGCCATCAGCGTGGCGGCGGGAGTTTCGCGGCGTGTGA
- a CDS encoding carboxypeptidase regulatory-like domain-containing protein: MKTQRNQRRIVAAAICAALTLGLAGGAYAQASDVSGGTTTDNGSAGNTNDVGMPQIQHKGDVSFVSGGVGLDESTALRHAESRWPLSLRFTGPGSDFLADVHVRIVDAHGGDVLGATSRGPYMLVKLRPGRYTVHAQYKDRDQTQTVTVPAKGTAKAAFYWKTQ, encoded by the coding sequence ATGAAAACACAACGCAATCAGCGAAGGATCGTAGCCGCCGCGATATGCGCGGCGCTCACGCTCGGTCTGGCGGGCGGCGCTTATGCACAGGCGAGTGACGTATCGGGCGGCACGACCACGGACAATGGCAGCGCAGGCAACACCAATGACGTCGGCATGCCGCAAATCCAGCATAAGGGCGACGTGTCGTTCGTGTCGGGCGGCGTCGGGCTCGACGAATCCACGGCGCTGCGGCACGCAGAGAGCCGGTGGCCGCTGTCGCTGCGCTTCACGGGCCCCGGCTCCGATTTTCTAGCCGACGTCCACGTAAGAATTGTCGACGCGCACGGTGGCGACGTGCTGGGCGCCACCTCGCGCGGGCCGTACATGCTGGTCAAGCTGCGCCCCGGCCGCTACACGGTGCATGCGCAATACAAGGATCGCGACCAGACCCAGACGGTGACGGTCCCGGCCAAGGGCACCGCCAAGGCGGCGTTCTACTGGAAGACGCAATAA
- a CDS encoding DUF427 domain-containing protein translates to MSDALTPHGSPGASTGAHAIAIRANGHRVRVIHGGVTMADTQSGLTLAETGLPDVFYFPRGDVNMARLERSTHTSHCPFKGEASYFHLRTEDGLIENAVWSYETPLEPVAQIKGYLAFYASRVDRIDQTS, encoded by the coding sequence ATGAGCGATGCCTTGACACCCCACGGAAGTCCCGGCGCAAGCACGGGCGCGCATGCCATTGCGATTCGAGCCAATGGCCACCGGGTGCGGGTGATTCACGGCGGCGTGACCATGGCCGACACCCAGTCGGGCCTGACGCTCGCGGAAACCGGTCTGCCGGACGTGTTCTATTTCCCGCGTGGCGACGTGAATATGGCGCGCCTCGAACGCTCGACACATACTTCGCACTGCCCGTTCAAGGGCGAGGCCTCCTACTTCCATCTGCGCACCGAAGACGGTCTGATCGAAAACGCCGTATGGAGCTATGAGACGCCGCTCGAGCCAGTGGCACAGATAAAAGGGTATCTCGCGTTTTACGCATCGCGCGTCGACCGCATCGATCAGACATCCTGA
- a CDS encoding CoxG family protein — MELNDALRIPLAPSDVWDALQDLALLRASLDNCESFTRLGHGEFALTMTVPLGPLRARYDARAHVAGQDSGPAEAQRRTINFKARAEGIGALRGQIEVKLRADDASHGIGRERGTRIEYTIWATSSGPLAELPTRQLEHALHQLADDFFDEFGAVVRAKHGQGPNRARGSAARRQHVFLRPIALSGIARRARTDHGHTLTGRAASASHGGSHGVSHGVSHHDSGPHAMPNWAWAAMIFLVALLLYVARWFSER, encoded by the coding sequence ATGGAGCTGAACGACGCGTTAAGGATTCCGCTTGCGCCGTCCGACGTTTGGGACGCGTTGCAGGATCTCGCCTTGTTGCGTGCCAGCCTCGACAATTGCGAATCGTTCACGCGGCTTGGCCATGGCGAATTTGCACTCACCATGACCGTGCCGCTTGGGCCGTTGCGCGCGCGCTACGACGCCCGGGCTCACGTAGCCGGTCAGGATTCCGGGCCGGCGGAGGCGCAGCGCCGCACCATCAATTTCAAGGCGCGCGCCGAGGGCATCGGCGCATTGCGCGGACAGATCGAAGTGAAGTTGCGCGCGGACGATGCCTCGCACGGCATCGGCAGGGAACGGGGCACACGGATCGAGTACACGATCTGGGCAACTTCGTCCGGGCCGCTTGCCGAACTGCCTACGCGCCAGCTCGAACACGCGCTGCATCAACTGGCCGACGATTTCTTCGACGAATTCGGCGCGGTGGTTCGCGCCAAGCATGGGCAAGGACCGAACCGTGCGCGTGGTTCCGCGGCGCGGCGGCAGCACGTGTTTCTTCGGCCGATCGCGCTGAGCGGTATCGCGCGACGGGCCCGCACGGATCATGGTCATACGCTGACCGGACGGGCGGCGAGCGCGTCGCACGGCGGCTCTCACGGCGTGTCGCACGGGGTCTCGCATCACGATTCCGGTCCGCATGCGATGCCGAACTGGGCATGGGCGGCGATGATTTTTCTGGTGGCGCTGCTGTTGTATGTGGCGCGCTGGTTCAGCGAACGCTGA
- a CDS encoding efflux RND transporter periplasmic adaptor subunit, whose protein sequence is MRVERVPFRLISAATAAVLLAACGPKQSAPPQQTPEVGVVTVQPTAVPVVTELPGRTSAFLVAQVRARVDGIVLRREFTEGGEVKAGQRLYKIDPAPYIAALNNAKATLAKAQANLVSTTAQANRYKVLVAANAVSKQDYDNAVAAEGQAAADVAAGKAAVDTAQINLGYTDVISPVTGQVGVSQVTPGAYVQASAATLMATVQQLDPVYVDLTQSSLDGLKLRREVQEGRLKTSGPDAAKVSLILEDGRTYSEKGKLQFTDVTVDQSTGSVTVRAIFKNADKVLLPGMFVRARIEEGVNDNALVVPQVGITHDQKGTPTALVVNSANKVELRQLVTSGTYGSNWVVESGLKAGDRVIVQGTDKAHPGQDVKVDVAKLPATPASGAAAQGAPAASGATQTAQPASAASGA, encoded by the coding sequence ATGCGCGTCGAACGGGTTCCATTCCGCTTAATCAGTGCCGCGACGGCTGCCGTATTGCTGGCAGCGTGCGGACCAAAACAATCTGCCCCGCCGCAACAAACGCCCGAAGTGGGCGTGGTCACCGTCCAGCCGACGGCTGTGCCCGTCGTCACCGAATTGCCCGGCCGCACCAGTGCCTTCCTCGTCGCGCAAGTGCGTGCACGGGTCGACGGTATCGTGCTGCGCCGCGAATTCACGGAAGGCGGCGAGGTCAAGGCGGGTCAGCGTCTGTACAAGATCGATCCGGCGCCCTATATCGCAGCGTTGAACAACGCGAAGGCAACGCTGGCAAAGGCTCAGGCCAATCTCGTGTCGACCACCGCGCAAGCCAATCGCTACAAGGTGCTGGTTGCCGCCAACGCGGTCAGCAAGCAGGACTACGACAACGCGGTGGCCGCAGAAGGCCAGGCCGCGGCTGACGTGGCTGCCGGCAAGGCCGCGGTCGACACGGCGCAGATCAACCTCGGCTACACCGACGTGATTTCGCCGGTGACCGGCCAGGTCGGCGTGTCGCAAGTCACGCCGGGCGCCTATGTGCAGGCGAGCGCCGCCACGCTGATGGCGACGGTCCAGCAACTCGATCCGGTCTACGTGGACCTGACGCAATCCAGCCTCGACGGCCTGAAGTTGCGCCGTGAAGTGCAGGAAGGGCGTCTGAAGACGAGCGGCCCGGACGCCGCCAAGGTCTCGCTGATTCTTGAAGACGGCCGCACCTATTCGGAGAAGGGCAAGCTGCAGTTCACCGACGTGACGGTCGACCAGAGCACCGGTTCGGTGACGGTTCGCGCGATCTTCAAGAACGCGGACAAGGTGTTGCTGCCGGGCATGTTCGTGCGCGCGCGGATCGAGGAAGGCGTCAACGACAACGCGCTCGTCGTGCCGCAAGTCGGCATCACGCATGACCAGAAGGGCACGCCTACCGCGCTCGTGGTCAACAGCGCGAACAAGGTCGAGTTGCGTCAGCTCGTCACCTCGGGCACGTACGGTTCGAACTGGGTGGTGGAAAGCGGCCTGAAGGCCGGCGACCGCGTGATTGTCCAGGGCACCGACAAGGCGCACCCGGGGCAGGACGTCAAGGTCGATGTCGCGAAACTTCCCGCCACACCCGCTTCCGGCGCAGCCGCTCAGGGTGCGCCGGCCGCCAGCGGTGCTACGCAGACGGCTCAACCCGCTTCTGCAGCATCGGGCGCGTAA